The following proteins are encoded in a genomic region of Pseudomonas saponiphila:
- a CDS encoding Csu type fimbrial protein codes for MARPGCALLALICAGAWPAWTSAATSQSFQVSATITAGCLVVGGVSNYGSLAFGSQSALSTSTVRVALTGGVQLQCTPGVTLNMTVDGGQYNSSGRHMKINSGSAQVAYQLFRDAGYSQSLGIGQSVAVAYSDANNISLPIYGQVQLPGNQPGGTYSDVLQVQLSW; via the coding sequence ATGGCCCGCCCCGGATGTGCGCTGCTGGCCCTGATCTGTGCCGGTGCCTGGCCGGCGTGGACCAGTGCCGCCACCAGCCAGAGCTTCCAGGTCAGCGCCACTATTACCGCCGGCTGCCTGGTGGTGGGCGGTGTCAGCAACTACGGGAGTCTGGCGTTCGGCAGCCAGTCGGCGCTGTCCACCAGCACGGTCAGGGTGGCTCTGACCGGCGGCGTGCAGTTGCAGTGCACCCCGGGGGTGACCCTGAACATGACGGTGGACGGAGGCCAGTACAACAGCAGCGGGCGGCACATGAAGATCAACAGCGGCAGCGCCCAGGTCGCCTATCAGCTGTTTCGCGATGCGGGGTACAGCCAGAGCCTGGGGATCGGCCAGAGCGTGGCCGTGGCTTACAGCGATGCCAATAACATCAGCCTGCCGATCTACGGGCAGGTGCAGTTGCCGGGCAATCAGCCTGGGGGGACATACAGCGACGTGCTGCAGGTGCAGCTGTCGTGGTGA
- a CDS encoding Csu type fimbrial protein yields the protein MAGLLASVLALSAQALCNTVSTTPAGFGTLSSILVRTTSQPASTTNAGLSCTGSLLSVLASNDHFYATITSATSGMVGPTGDVIGYTLYANNSTSYPITRGVQFDFARNSIIDLLGLLGSPTVAKTVPIYMGTITGSNVAAGVYTENLSIFWSWNYCAGIGALGACLGRDIGSGTQALTVNMTVSNDCVITAPNISFGSAPVVSAFATVTGQTINLACTKGSAYTVGLSDGQQPVSAGGRRRMISSGNYLAYDIFKSAGNTRWGSVGSARRSSTDAEVNPGNGLGTGSQIFNYNARIYTDQSTPPAGTYVDNVVLDVGF from the coding sequence ATGGCGGGACTCTTGGCCAGCGTGCTGGCGCTGTCGGCCCAGGCGCTGTGTAACACGGTCAGCACCACGCCGGCGGGGTTCGGCACGCTCAGCTCGATCCTGGTGCGCACCACTTCGCAGCCGGCCTCCACCACCAATGCCGGCCTGAGCTGCACCGGCTCGCTGCTGAGCGTGCTGGCCAGCAACGACCATTTCTACGCCACCATCACATCCGCCACCAGCGGCATGGTCGGCCCCACTGGCGATGTCATCGGCTACACCCTGTACGCCAACAACAGCACCAGCTACCCGATCACTCGGGGGGTGCAGTTCGACTTCGCCCGCAACTCGATCATCGATCTGCTCGGTTTGCTGGGCAGCCCCACCGTGGCCAAGACTGTGCCGATCTACATGGGGACCATCACCGGCAGCAACGTGGCGGCCGGGGTCTATACCGAGAACCTGAGCATCTTCTGGAGCTGGAACTACTGCGCCGGGATCGGCGCCCTGGGAGCCTGCCTGGGCCGTGATATCGGCAGCGGCACCCAGGCCCTGACGGTCAACATGACGGTGTCCAACGATTGCGTGATCACCGCGCCCAACATCAGTTTCGGCAGTGCGCCGGTGGTCAGCGCCTTTGCCACGGTGACCGGGCAGACCATCAACCTGGCCTGCACCAAGGGCAGCGCCTATACCGTGGGTTTGAGCGATGGCCAGCAGCCGGTGAGCGCGGGTGGTCGGCGGCGGATGATTTCCAGTGGCAACTACCTGGCCTATGACATCTTCAAGAGTGCCGGCAATACCCGTTGGGGCAGTGTCGGCAGTGCCCGGCGCTCCAGTACCGATGCCGAAGTCAACCCGGGTAACGGCCTGGGCACCGGCAGCCAGATCTTCAACTACAACGCCCGGATCTATACCGACCAGAGCACCCCGCCGGCCGGTACCTATGTCGACAACGTGGTGCTGGATGTGGGGTTCTAG
- a CDS encoding fimbrial biogenesis chaperone, translating into MHLLLRGLQATRYLILAGLLSGVPAVQGASSVLIWPIDPVLEADQQASALWLENRGTETANLQIRVFAWSQSGFADQYQNQREVIGSPPVAKIEPGQKQLVRLTRTREVPPGQELAYRIIIDEIPSAQPITPQDGAKSAAAIRFQMRYSVPLFAYGAGLWSKEDTTRQRDPKGAGVPDLSWRKVAQDGKTFLELRNQGAVHARLTNVGFSQGTQTRPLAPGLLGYVLPGAVMRWPLTEPLAADATLQLRINGASQVQTLAPAR; encoded by the coding sequence ATGCATTTACTTTTGCGGGGCCTGCAGGCCACCCGTTACTTGATACTGGCGGGGCTGTTGTCTGGCGTGCCGGCGGTACAGGGCGCCAGTTCGGTGCTGATCTGGCCGATCGACCCGGTGCTGGAGGCGGATCAGCAGGCCAGCGCCCTATGGCTGGAAAATCGCGGCACCGAGACTGCCAATCTGCAGATCCGGGTATTTGCCTGGAGTCAGAGCGGCTTTGCCGATCAGTACCAGAACCAGCGCGAGGTCATCGGCAGCCCGCCGGTGGCGAAGATCGAACCCGGGCAGAAACAACTGGTGCGCCTGACCCGTACCCGTGAAGTACCGCCGGGGCAGGAGCTGGCGTACCGGATCATCATTGACGAGATTCCCTCGGCCCAACCCATCACCCCGCAGGACGGTGCCAAGAGCGCTGCGGCGATTCGCTTCCAAATGCGCTACTCGGTGCCGCTGTTTGCCTATGGCGCAGGACTCTGGAGCAAGGAGGACACCACTCGCCAGCGCGATCCCAAGGGCGCCGGCGTCCCCGACCTGAGCTGGCGCAAGGTGGCGCAGGATGGCAAGACGTTCCTCGAATTGCGCAATCAGGGCGCGGTGCATGCGCGCCTGACCAACGTCGGGTTCAGCCAGGGGACACAGACCCGGCCGTTGGCGCCGGGCCTGCTGGGGTATGTCTTGCCCGGCGCGGTGATGCGCTGGCCGCTGACCGAGCCTCTGGCGGCCGACGCGACCCTGCAGCTGCGGATCAATGGTGCGTCGCAGGTACAGACCCTGGCGCCTGCACGCTGA
- a CDS encoding MFS transporter: protein MSSESSTPSPLSAKVVLLFAAACGLAVGNVYYAQPLLDAMAQAFDLAPATVGIVITLTQVGYGLGLLLLVPLGDLLNRRRLIVSQTLLSVLALLTVALAPSSAWLLLGMACTGLLAVVTQVLVAYAAHLTPVAQRGRVVGMVTSGIVVGILLARTVAGTMADLAGWRSVYLLSAGLTLLVALALWKVLPTAEQPPAVQRYGQLLGSLLLLFKEEKVLRDRAVLAMLIFAAGTVLWTPLVLPLSAPPLSLSHTEIGLFGLAGAAGALGAARAGHLADRGLAQWTSGLALALMLLSWLPLAFTQSSLWALLVGVITFDLGLQAVHVTSQSLIYSVRPQAQSRLAAGYMLFYSAGSAGGSIAATATYAWAGWTGVCLLGAAINGVALAYWLWSLNPGKHPATAHGASSARP, encoded by the coding sequence ATGTCATCAGAATCCTCAACCCCCTCGCCACTTTCAGCCAAGGTGGTGCTGCTGTTCGCCGCGGCCTGCGGGCTGGCGGTGGGCAACGTGTACTACGCCCAACCGCTGCTGGACGCCATGGCCCAGGCCTTCGACCTGGCACCGGCCACGGTGGGCATCGTCATCACCCTGACCCAGGTGGGTTACGGTCTCGGCCTGCTGTTGCTGGTGCCCCTGGGCGACCTGCTCAATCGCCGGCGCTTGATCGTCAGCCAGACCCTGCTGTCGGTCCTGGCCCTGTTGACCGTGGCTTTGGCCCCCAGCAGCGCCTGGCTGTTACTGGGCATGGCCTGCACCGGCCTGCTGGCGGTCGTGACCCAGGTGCTGGTGGCCTACGCAGCCCACCTGACGCCGGTCGCCCAGCGCGGACGGGTGGTGGGCATGGTCACCAGCGGCATCGTGGTGGGCATCCTCCTGGCCCGTACCGTGGCCGGCACCATGGCCGATCTGGCGGGCTGGCGCTCGGTGTACCTGCTGTCGGCCGGGCTGACCCTGCTGGTGGCCCTGGCCCTGTGGAAGGTGCTGCCGACTGCTGAACAGCCGCCAGCGGTGCAGCGCTACGGGCAACTGCTCGGCTCGCTGCTGCTGTTGTTCAAGGAGGAAAAGGTCCTGCGCGACCGGGCGGTCCTGGCCATGCTGATCTTCGCTGCCGGCACGGTCTTATGGACCCCGCTGGTGCTGCCCCTGAGCGCCCCACCGCTGTCGCTGTCACACACCGAGATCGGGCTGTTTGGCCTGGCCGGCGCCGCAGGCGCACTGGGCGCGGCACGGGCCGGGCACCTGGCGGATCGCGGGCTGGCGCAATGGACCAGTGGCCTGGCCTTGGCGCTGATGCTGCTGTCCTGGTTGCCCCTGGCCTTTACCCAATCCTCCCTGTGGGCCCTGCTCGTCGGGGTGATCACTTTCGACCTGGGCCTGCAGGCGGTCCACGTTACCAGCCAGAGCCTGATCTACAGCGTGCGCCCGCAAGCCCAGAGCCGTCTGGCGGCCGGATACATGCTGTTCTACTCGGCAGGCAGCGCCGGCGGCTCCATTGCCGCCACCGCCACCTACGCCTGGGCCGGCTGGACCGGCGTGTGCCTGCTGGGCGCCGCCATCAACGGCGTGGCCCTGGCCTACTGGCTGTGGAGCCTGAACCCCGGAAAACACCCGGCCACCGCGCACGGCGCCAGCTCGGCACGCCCATAG
- a CDS encoding fimbria/pilus outer membrane usher protein yields the protein MSREPARRYWRLQGLLAGLWGVMLSGPLQAGELPPPPSSLESMADAQLFLELVINRMNTGKVVAVEQRAGRLFMPLQTLQDAGIKLPQGVGSEVDLEGLPQLHSDYDSQGQRLLLDVPADWLPEQFIGSRQAYPRTPALSSFGALLNYDLYLNDTDDGGTYLAAWNEVRLFDSWGTLSNTGQYRRTLSGIESASLNNGYRRYDTTWRFSDEERLLTYEAGDVVSSALPWSSSVRLGGVQLSRDFAVRPDLVTYPLPQFAGEAAVPSSLDLFINGYKASSSELQPGPYTLTNIPFINGAGEAVVVTTDALGRQVSTTVPFYVTSTLLQKGLTDFSVAAGNLRRDYGLRDFGYGPGVTSGSLRHGLSDSLTLEAHAEAADSLTLGGMGGNLRLGHFGVLNTALSQSRFDGSGGQQFSFGYQYNNQRFSLAYQRMQRRDQYADLSLLDSPYTRLSQRSEQLTLSLNLERYGSLGAGYFDVLAADSSRTRLLNLTWSKPLWHNSSFYLSANREIGDSQWAMQAQLVIPFDLHGSLSLSNERSKTGENRQRVNFSRSVPLEGGVGYNLGYATGAGADYRQADATWRLQSVRLQAGVYGTREAETRWADASGSLVWMDRQLFAANQIDDAFVVVSTGGYPDIPVRYENQLVGRTDASGHLLVPWSSAYYRGKYEIDPLNLPANVQSPSVEQRVAVRRGSGYLLEFPLARVIAASVVLVDAQQRELPLGSSVTHQPSGARAVVGWDGLVYLENLAQHNRLEVGLADGQRCHAQFDMDLQQQQVPLIGPLVCQ from the coding sequence ATGAGCCGGGAACCGGCTCGTCGTTACTGGCGCTTGCAAGGGCTGCTGGCCGGTCTGTGGGGCGTGATGCTGAGTGGCCCGCTCCAGGCCGGCGAATTGCCGCCGCCGCCCAGCAGCCTGGAGTCGATGGCCGATGCGCAGTTGTTTCTGGAGTTGGTGATCAATCGGATGAACACGGGCAAGGTGGTGGCGGTGGAGCAGCGCGCCGGGCGACTGTTCATGCCGCTGCAGACGCTGCAGGACGCCGGGATCAAGCTGCCGCAGGGGGTGGGCAGCGAGGTGGATCTGGAGGGCCTGCCGCAGTTGCACAGCGATTACGACAGCCAGGGCCAGCGCTTGCTGCTGGATGTGCCGGCGGACTGGCTGCCGGAGCAGTTCATCGGCAGCCGCCAGGCCTACCCGCGGACCCCGGCGCTGAGCAGTTTCGGCGCGCTGCTCAACTATGACCTGTACCTCAATGACACCGACGACGGCGGCACTTACCTGGCGGCCTGGAACGAAGTGCGGCTGTTTGACAGCTGGGGCACCTTGTCCAATACCGGGCAGTACCGGCGGACCCTGTCCGGGATTGAAAGCGCTTCGCTGAACAATGGCTATCGGCGCTACGACACCACCTGGCGCTTTTCCGATGAGGAACGCCTGCTGACCTATGAGGCGGGTGACGTGGTGAGCAGCGCCTTGCCCTGGAGCAGTTCGGTGCGCCTGGGCGGGGTCCAGCTGTCACGGGACTTTGCCGTGCGTCCGGACCTGGTGACCTATCCCTTGCCGCAGTTTGCCGGTGAAGCGGCGGTGCCGTCCTCCCTGGACCTGTTCATCAACGGCTACAAGGCCAGCAGCAGCGAGTTGCAGCCCGGCCCCTATACCCTGACCAACATTCCCTTCATCAACGGCGCGGGAGAGGCGGTGGTGGTGACCACCGATGCCCTGGGGCGGCAGGTATCGACCACGGTGCCGTTCTATGTCACCAGCACCTTGCTGCAGAAGGGCCTGACGGACTTCTCGGTGGCCGCAGGCAACCTGCGTCGTGACTACGGCTTGCGTGATTTCGGCTATGGCCCGGGCGTTACTTCCGGCAGCCTGCGCCATGGCCTGAGCGATAGCCTGACCCTGGAAGCCCATGCCGAAGCCGCGGACTCCCTGACGCTGGGCGGAATGGGCGGCAACCTGCGCCTGGGCCACTTCGGCGTGCTCAACACCGCGCTCAGCCAGAGCCGCTTCGACGGCAGTGGCGGCCAGCAGTTCAGCTTCGGCTACCAGTACAACAATCAGCGCTTCAGCCTGGCCTACCAGCGCATGCAGCGTCGCGACCAGTACGCCGACCTGAGTCTGCTCGACAGCCCCTACACCCGACTCAGCCAGCGCAGCGAGCAACTGACCCTGAGCCTCAATCTGGAGCGTTATGGCAGCCTGGGAGCCGGTTATTTCGATGTGCTGGCCGCCGATTCGAGCCGTACCCGCCTGCTCAATCTGACCTGGAGCAAGCCGCTGTGGCACAACAGCAGTTTCTACCTGTCGGCCAACCGGGAAATCGGCGATAGCCAGTGGGCCATGCAGGCACAACTGGTGATTCCCTTCGATCTGCACGGCAGCCTGAGCCTGAGCAACGAGCGCAGCAAGACCGGGGAAAACCGCCAGCGGGTCAATTTCAGTCGCTCGGTGCCGCTTGAGGGCGGTGTCGGTTACAACCTGGGTTATGCCACCGGCGCCGGCGCCGACTATCGCCAGGCGGATGCCACCTGGCGCCTGCAGTCGGTGCGCCTGCAGGCCGGGGTCTATGGCACTCGCGAAGCCGAGACGCGCTGGGCCGATGCCAGTGGTTCGCTGGTGTGGATGGACCGCCAGTTGTTCGCCGCCAACCAGATCGACGACGCCTTCGTGGTGGTCAGCACCGGCGGCTACCCGGACATACCGGTGCGCTATGAGAACCAGCTGGTGGGCCGGACCGACGCCAGCGGTCATCTGCTGGTGCCCTGGAGCAGCGCCTACTACCGGGGCAAGTACGAGATCGATCCGCTGAACCTGCCGGCCAACGTGCAGAGTCCGAGTGTCGAGCAACGGGTGGCGGTTCGCCGCGGTAGCGGCTATCTGCTGGAGTTTCCCCTGGCCCGGGTGATCGCCGCCAGCGTGGTGCTGGTGGATGCCCAGCAACGGGAATTGCCTCTGGGGAGCAGCGTGACCCATCAGCCGAGCGGAGCTCGGGCAGTGGTCGGCTGGGATGGGCTGGTGTATCTGGAGAACCTTGCGCAACACAACCGCCTGGAAGTCGGCCTGGCCGATGGCCAGCGCTGTCATGCGCAGTTCGATATGGATCTGCAACAGCAGCAGGTGCCGCTGATTGGCCCGCTGGTTTGTCAGTAG
- a CDS encoding winged helix-turn-helix transcriptional regulator, with protein sequence MVKRTSLQDAECPVARSLDAIGDWWSLLIVRDAFDGIRRFGEFQRNLGMAKNILAARLRTLVEHGVLAVVPASDGSSYQEYVLTEKGRGLFPLIIGLRQWGEAFFYKEGEAHSRMVDRETGQPLPALELRTADGRLLGPDDCLRVPAS encoded by the coding sequence ATGGTCAAACGCACTAGCCTGCAAGATGCTGAGTGCCCGGTGGCTCGCTCCTTGGACGCCATTGGTGACTGGTGGTCGTTACTGATCGTGCGTGATGCCTTCGACGGCATCCGCCGCTTTGGCGAATTCCAGCGCAATCTGGGCATGGCCAAGAACATCCTCGCCGCGCGCCTGCGCACCTTGGTGGAACACGGGGTGCTGGCGGTTGTGCCAGCCTCCGATGGCAGTTCCTATCAGGAGTACGTGCTGACGGAGAAGGGCAGGGGGCTGTTTCCTCTGATCATTGGTCTGCGCCAATGGGGCGAGGCGTTTTTCTACAAGGAGGGTGAGGCGCATTCGCGGATGGTCGACCGGGAAACCGGGCAACCGCTGCCGGCACTGGAACTGCGTACGGCGGATGGGCGCTTGCTGGGGCCGGACGATTGCCTGCGGGTGCCGGCGTCGTGA
- a CDS encoding Csu type fimbrial protein codes for MHPLVSRIGWPLLGLVMASTANAATTVTGQISSTLILTSSCQVNGVGGSTGLNFGALNFGTTNSLFTTASGQVLGGGGGALSILCSSGTTPSLTIQGGSNDGKSSGGTRALYDGVANYVPYDLYTDSGHSQIVAINGVINLAPSTGVAQTVNLYGQAVGKAGLPAGTYTDTVSVQLTF; via the coding sequence ATGCACCCGCTTGTATCGAGAATCGGCTGGCCCTTGCTGGGACTGGTCATGGCCTCAACGGCCAACGCCGCGACCACGGTCACCGGGCAGATCAGCTCGACCCTGATTCTGACCAGCAGCTGTCAGGTCAATGGCGTCGGCGGCAGCACCGGCCTGAACTTCGGTGCCTTGAACTTCGGCACCACCAACAGCCTGTTCACTACCGCCAGCGGCCAGGTGCTGGGCGGTGGCGGCGGAGCGCTGTCGATCCTTTGCTCCAGCGGCACCACCCCGAGCCTGACCATCCAGGGCGGCAGCAATGACGGCAAGTCCAGCGGCGGCACCCGGGCGCTGTACGACGGCGTGGCCAACTACGTGCCCTACGACCTGTACACCGACTCCGGGCATTCGCAGATCGTGGCGATCAATGGGGTGATCAACCTGGCACCGAGCACCGGGGTGGCGCAGACCGTCAATCTCTATGGCCAGGCAGTGGGCAAGGCCGGGCTACCGGCCGGCACCTACACCGATACGGTGTCCGTACAACTGACCTTCTGA